TAGGGGTTGTGAGACTTTCGGCTCTTTTTTAGCTGCGCGGGCAAAAATGCTAAACGCTCAGCAAACCAGCCATTTCACGCTGCATTTTCAAGGCTTCCGCCCGTGCTTTTTCGGCAAAATCAGCCCCCGACGAGGCGTAAATAATGCTCCGCGATGCGTTCACCAAAAGGCCGCAGTCGTCGGTCATTCCGTGTTGGCAAATAGCCGCCAAGTCGCCCCCCTGAGCGCCCACCCCCGGCACGAGCAGAAAGCTGCGCGGCGCGAGCTCCCGGACGCGCAGGAACGCGTCGGGATGCGTGGCCCCCAACACAAACATCAGATTGTCGGGAGTGCCCCAGCCCTGCGCGACGCGCATGACCTTTTCCCACATCAGCTCGCGGCTGTCTTCCAGCCAATCGCGCTGAAAATCGCTGCTGCCCTTGTTCGAAGTGAGCGCCAACACAATCGCCCATTTTCCCTCGAAGCTCAAAAAGGGCGTCACGCTGTCCTCGCCCATATATGGAGCGACGGTGACGGCATCAAAATTCATTTTTTGAAAAAACGCTTCCGCGTACATCCGGCTCGTGTTGCCGATATCACCGCGCTTGGCATCAGCAATGACAAAGTGTTCGCGGCCAATGTAGTCCACCGTTCGGGCGAGGGTCTGCCAGCCATTAGGGCCGAGGCTTTCGTAGAAGGCCAGATTGGGTTTGTAGGCCACACAAAGGTCGCGCGTGGCATCAATGATGTGGCGATTGAACTCAAAAACCGGGTCGTCAGAAGCGCGGAGATGCGGTGGGATTTTTCCCAGTTCGGTATCCAGACCGACGCAGAGAAATGATTTTTTTTGAAAAATGGAAGCAACAAGGGTGGCGCGATTCATGGCGCGAAGGTAAGGCGGGGAGGGCAAAAATTGCATCACGGAGCATCAGTACCCCCTCATTGCCCACATTAAACATCCCCCGATTTTTCTGGTCTCACACGATTCGACTAATCGGAGAAAACCTACCTTCGCTTTCCAGCGTATTGTCTGGCTCCCGTCGGGAACACAAAACAATTACACATGACTACTACCCTCGTTCGTTCTTTTGCCCTGCTCGGCTGCCTCTTCGTTTCGTTCACCCTTGCGGCCCAAGATGGGGCCACTTTGTCGGGAAAAGTGATTGATGCCAAAGACGGTGCGGCTCAATTGGGCGTAAGCATCTTTCTGCTCAACCAAGCAGATTCGTCGCGGCGCGGCGCCATCACGGATTTGGACGGCATCTTCTTGATTCGCAATGTGCCGCCCGGCGACTACCTGTTGAGCACTTCCTTCATCAGCTACCTGCCCACCGAGATGCAAGTGACGGTGGATTCCTCCGACATTGACTTGGGCAGGGTCTATGTCGCGCAGGATGCCAACTTGCTGAAAGAAGTGCTCGTGCAGGATAAGCAAATTCGGGTGCAACAACTGGGCGACACCACCCAGTACAACGCCGATGCCTACAAGACCACCCCCAACGCCACGGTGGAAGATTTGATACAAAAAATGCCCGGCATCACCGTGGAAGGCGGCGTGGTGAAGGTGCAAGGTGAGGAATTGCGCAAGATAACGATTGATGGCGAGGACTTTTTCGGCGACGATGCCACGCTCGCCCTGCGCAATCTGCCCGCCGAAATCGTGGACAAAATTCAGGTGTTCGACCGTTTGAGCGAGCAAGCGCAATTCACGGGATTCGACGATGGAAACACACAAAAAACGCTCAATATCGTCACAAAAAGTGGCAAGGCCGATGGGCGTTTCGGCAAAATCTACTCGGGCTATGGCACCGACAACCGCTACATCGGCGGTGCCAGCCTCAACTATTTCAAGGGCAAGCAGCGCATTTCGCTGGTGGGGCTTACCAACAACATCAACCAGCAAAACTTTACTTCGCAGGATTTGCTCGGCATCACGAGCGGCGGCGGCAGCACTGGTGGCCGAGGCGGTGGCGGCGGTGGTCGCGGCGGCGGCGGAAGGAGTGGTGGGCCTTCTGGCGGAGGCGGCGCTTCTGCCAACAATTTTTTGACTGGCCAACAGCCCGGCATCAGCTCGGTGAACTCGTT
This Saprospiraceae bacterium DNA region includes the following protein-coding sequences:
- the pyrF gene encoding orotidine-5'-phosphate decarboxylase, coding for MNRATLVASIFQKKSFLCVGLDTELGKIPPHLRASDDPVFEFNRHIIDATRDLCVAYKPNLAFYESLGPNGWQTLARTVDYIGREHFVIADAKRGDIGNTSRMYAEAFFQKMNFDAVTVAPYMGEDSVTPFLSFEGKWAIVLALTSNKGSSDFQRDWLEDSRELMWEKVMRVAQGWGTPDNLMFVLGATHPDAFLRVRELAPRSFLLVPGVGAQGGDLAAICQHGMTDDCGLLVNASRSIIYASSGADFAEKARAEALKMQREMAGLLSV